In Streptomyces sp. SLBN-118, the following are encoded in one genomic region:
- a CDS encoding cell wall metabolism sensor histidine kinase WalK, which translates to MPGARGRRRRWSLRTRLVISAVALIAVVSAVIGSVTTIAYRTYLYGQLDTQLTTVGMRASGPPGPVDSMPSGRGPLDFVIGGGTPVGTVGAKLAGDGTVSEAVASVERTSDALEPLPSPLTEAQSKALAQVSRDGRPHTLELPGRGDYRVEYVTGVRGSYLVGVPLSDVQDALATLVLVEVSVTGAGLIAAGITGTALVAFALRPLRRVAATATRVSELPLHSGEVALHERVPDAEADPRTEVGQVGAALNRMLGHVGSALAARQESETRVRQFVADASHELRTPLASIRGYAELTRRGREDVGADTRHALGRIESEATRMTGLVEDLLLLARLDAGRPLSYESTDLSPLIVDAVGDAQAAGHDHKWRLELPAEPATVRGDGARLHQVLVNLLANACTHTPPGTTVTARLRRDGPGVILEVEDDGPGIPPGLLPHIFERFARGDASRSRHAGSTGLGLAIVQAVVTAHSGTVAVRSEPGHTVFSVGIPASAGMPASTDLPASTGMPSAHDSQTAHRHITRA; encoded by the coding sequence GTGCCCGGCGCACGTGGACGGCGGCGCAGATGGTCGCTGCGGACCCGGCTCGTGATCTCGGCGGTGGCGCTGATCGCGGTGGTGTCGGCGGTGATCGGCTCGGTCACGACGATCGCCTACCGCACCTATCTGTACGGGCAGTTGGACACTCAGCTGACCACGGTCGGCATGCGCGCCTCCGGCCCACCCGGCCCGGTCGACAGCATGCCTTCGGGCAGGGGGCCGCTCGACTTCGTCATCGGCGGTGGTACGCCGGTGGGCACCGTCGGCGCCAAGCTCGCCGGCGACGGCACGGTCTCCGAGGCCGTGGCCAGCGTCGAACGGACGAGTGATGCGCTGGAGCCCCTTCCGAGCCCCCTCACCGAGGCCCAGTCCAAGGCTCTCGCCCAGGTCTCGCGAGACGGCCGTCCGCACACCCTGGAGCTGCCTGGCCGGGGCGACTACCGGGTCGAGTACGTCACGGGGGTTCGCGGGTCCTACCTCGTAGGGGTTCCCCTGAGTGACGTGCAGGACGCGCTGGCCACGCTGGTCCTGGTCGAGGTCTCCGTCACCGGTGCCGGGCTGATCGCCGCCGGAATCACGGGCACTGCCCTGGTCGCCTTTGCGCTGCGGCCGCTGCGACGGGTCGCCGCGACCGCCACCCGTGTCTCCGAACTGCCGCTCCACAGTGGCGAGGTCGCCCTGCACGAGCGGGTCCCGGACGCCGAGGCCGATCCTCGGACCGAGGTCGGCCAGGTCGGCGCGGCGCTCAACCGGATGCTCGGGCACGTCGGTTCGGCGCTCGCGGCGCGGCAGGAGAGCGAGACGCGGGTGCGGCAGTTCGTCGCGGACGCCAGCCATGAGCTGCGCACGCCGCTGGCGTCGATCCGCGGCTACGCGGAGCTGACCCGGCGCGGACGCGAGGACGTGGGCGCGGACACCCGGCACGCGCTGGGGCGTATCGAGTCCGAGGCGACGCGGATGACGGGACTGGTGGAGGATCTGCTGCTGCTCGCCCGTCTCGATGCCGGACGACCGCTCTCTTACGAGAGCACCGATCTCTCGCCGCTGATCGTGGACGCGGTGGGGGATGCGCAGGCGGCGGGACACGACCACAAGTGGCGGCTGGAGCTGCCGGCCGAACCGGCGACGGTACGGGGCGACGGCGCCCGCCTGCACCAGGTGCTCGTCAATCTGCTCGCGAACGCCTGTACCCACACACCACCGGGTACGACCGTCACCGCACGCCTGCGACGCGACGGCCCGGGCGTCATCCTCGAGGTCGAGGACGACGGTCCCGGCATTCCGCCGGGCCTGCTGCCGCACATCTTCGAACGGTTCGCCCGCGGTGACGCCTCCAGGTCCCGGCACGCCGGATCGACCGGACTCGGCCTGGCGATCGTGCAGGCGGTCGTCACCGCGCACAGCGGAACGGTGGCCGTGCGCTCCGAACCCGGGCACACGGTCTTCTCCGTGGGAATCCCCGCGTCCGCGGGAATGCCCGCCTCCACAGACCTGCCCGCCTCCACAGGCATGCCTTCCGCACACGACTCACAGACGGCGCACAGGCACATCACACGGGCATGA
- a CDS encoding response regulator transcription factor — translation MTATSPQGRIEMLRPDGSPVRVLVVDDEAALSELLSMALRYEGWEVRSAGDGAGAVRSARDFRPDAVVLDVMLPDMDGLAVLGRLRRELPEVPVLFLTARDAVEDRIAGLTAGGDDYVTKPFSLEEVVARLRGLIRRSGAATVRSESLLAVGDLILDEDSHEVSRGGEPIRLTATEFELLRYLMRNPRRVLSKAQILDRVWSYDFGGQANVVELYVSYLRKKIDAGRPPMIHTRRGAGYLIKPGE, via the coding sequence ATGACCGCGACCTCGCCCCAGGGGCGTATCGAAATGCTCAGGCCGGACGGCAGCCCCGTCCGGGTGCTCGTCGTGGACGACGAGGCCGCGCTGAGCGAGCTGCTGTCGATGGCCCTGCGCTACGAGGGCTGGGAGGTGCGCAGCGCCGGGGACGGCGCTGGCGCGGTGCGTTCCGCGCGGGACTTCCGCCCCGACGCGGTGGTGCTCGACGTGATGCTGCCCGACATGGACGGGCTCGCCGTCCTGGGGCGGCTGCGGCGCGAACTGCCCGAGGTGCCGGTGCTGTTCCTCACCGCCAGGGACGCGGTCGAGGACCGGATCGCCGGACTGACGGCGGGGGGCGACGACTATGTCACCAAACCCTTCTCGCTGGAGGAGGTGGTGGCCAGGCTGCGCGGTCTGATCCGCAGGTCCGGCGCCGCGACCGTACGCAGCGAATCGCTGCTCGCGGTCGGGGACCTGATCCTCGACGAGGACAGCCACGAGGTCAGCCGGGGCGGTGAGCCGATCCGTCTGACGGCGACCGAGTTCGAGCTGCTGCGCTATTTGATGCGCAATCCGCGGCGGGTGCTCAGCAAGGCGCAGATCCTGGACCGGGTGTGGTCGTACGACTTCGGCGGGCAGGCCAACGTCGTCGAGCTGTATGTCTCGTATCTGCGGAAGAAGATCGACGCGGGGCGTCCGCCGATGATTCACACCCGGCGCGGGGCCGGGTATCTGATCAAGCCGGGTGAGTAG